In Marmota flaviventris isolate mMarFla1 chromosome 17, mMarFla1.hap1, whole genome shotgun sequence, a single genomic region encodes these proteins:
- the LOC114101697 gene encoding myosin-4 has protein sequence MSTDAEMAVFGEAAPYLRKSEKERIEAQNKPFDAKTSVFVADPKESFVKAIVQSREGGKVTAKTEAGATVTVKDDQVFPMNPPKYDKIEDMAMMTHLHEPAVLYNLKERYAAWMIYTYSGLFCVTVNPYKWLPVYNPEVVAAYRGKKRQEAPPHIFSISDNAYQFMLTDRENQSILITGESGAGKTVNTKRVIQYFATIAVTGEKKKEEAPTGKMQGTLEDQIISANPLLEAFGNAKTVRNDNSSRFGKFIRIHFGATGKLASADIETYLLEKSRVTFQLKAERSYHIFYQIMSNKKPELIEMLLITTNPYDFAFVSQGEITVPSIDDQEELMATDSAVDILGFTSDEKVAIYKLTGAVMHYGNMKFKQKQREEQAEPDGTEVADKAAYLQSLNSADLLKALCYPRVKVGNEYVTKGQTVQQVYNAVGALAKAIYEKMFLWMVTRINQQLDTKQPRQYFIGVLDIAGFEIFDFNTLEQLCINFTNEKLQQFFNHHMFVLEQEEYKKEGIEWEFIDFGMDLAACIELIEKPMGIFSILEEECMFPKATDTSFKNKLYEQHLGKCNNFQKPKPAKGKAEAHFSLVHYAGTVDYNIIGWLDKNKDPLNETVVGLYQKSGLKTLAFLFAGGQGAEAEGGGGGKKGGKKKGSSFQTVSALFRENLNKLMSNLRSTHPHFVRCIIPNETKTPGAMEHELVLHQLRCNGVLEGIRICRKGFPSRIIYADFKQRYKVLNASAIPEGQFIDSKKASEKLLGSIDIDHTQYKFGHTKVFFKAGLLGTLEEMRDEKLAELITRTQAICRGYLMRVEFRKMMERRESIFCIQYNVRAFMNVKHWPWMKLYFKIKPLLKSAETEKEMANMKEEFEKTKEELAKSEAKRKELEEKMVALMQEKNDLQLQVQSEADGLADAEERCDQLIKTKIQLEAKIKELTERAEDEEEINAELTAKKRKLEDECSELKKDIDDLELTLAKVEKEKHATENKVKNLTEEMAGLDENIAKLTKEKKALQEAHQQTLDDLQAEEDKVNTLTKAKTKLEQQVDDLEGSLEQEKKLRMDLERAKRKLEGDLKLAQESTMDIENDKQQLDEKLKKKEFEMSNLQSKIEDEQALGMQLQKKIKELQARIEELEEEIEAERASRAKAEKQRSDLSRELEEISERLEEAGGATSAQIEMNKKREAEFQKMRRDLEEATLQHEATAAALRKKHADSVAELGEQIDNLQRVKQKLEKEKSELKMEIDDLAGNMETVSKAKGNLEKMCRTLEDQLSEVKTKEEEQQRLINELSAQKARLHTESGEFSRQLDEKDALVSQLSRGKQAFTQQIEELKRQLEEETKAKNALAHALQSARHDCDLLREQYEEEQEAKAELQRAMSKANSEVSQWRTKYETDAIQRTEELEEAKKKLAQRLQDAEEHVEAVNSKCASLEKTKQRLQNEVEDLMIDVERSNAACAALDKKQRNFDKVLAEWKQKYEETQAELEASQKESRSLSTELFKVKNAYEESLDQLETLKRENKNLQQEISDLTEQIAEGGKHIHELEKIKKQIDQEKSELQAALEEAEASLEHEEGKILRIQLELNQVKSEIDRKIAEKDEEIDQLKRNHLRVVESMQSTLDAEIRSRNDALRIKKKMEGDLNEMEIQLNHANRQATEAIRNLRNTQGILKDTQLHLDDAIRGQDDLKEQLAMVERRANLMQAEIEELRASLEQTERSRRVAEQELLDASERVQLLHTQNTSLINTKKKLETDISQIQGEMEDIVQEARNAEEKAKKAITDAAMMAEELKKEQDTSAHLERMKKNMEQTVKDLQHRLDEAEQLALKGGKKQIQKLEARVRELENEVENEQKRNVEAVKGLRKHERRVKELTYQTEEDRKNVLRLQDLVDKLQTKVKAYKRQAEEAEEQSNVNLAKFRKIQHELEEAEERADIAESQVNKLRVKSREVHTKVISEE, from the exons ATCGTGAGAATCAGTCAATCCTGATTAC TGGAGAATCTGGTGCAGGGAAGACTGTGAACACGAAACGTGTCATCCAGTACTTTGCAACAATTGCAGTtactggggagaagaagaaggaggaggcaCCTACTGGCAAAATGCAG GGGACCCTTGAAGATCAAATCATCAGTGCCAACCCCCTACTGGAGGCCTTTGGCAATGCCAAGACCGTGAGGAATGACAACTCCTCTCGCTTT GGTAAATTTATCAGGATCCATTTTGGTGCCACAGGCAAACTGGCTTCTGCAGATATCGAAACAT ATCTGCTAGAGAAGTCCCGAGTCACTTTCCAGCTGAAGGCTGAAAGAAGCTATCACATATTCTATCAAATTATGTCCAATAAGAAACCAGAGCTTATTG AAATGTTGCTGATCACCACCAACCCATATGACTTCGCCTTTGTCAGTCAAGGTGAAATTACTGTGCCCAGTATTGATGACCAGGAAGAGTTGATGGCCACAGAT AGCGCTGTGGACATCCTGGGTTTCACTTCTGATGAAAAGGTGGCCATTTACAAGCTCACTGGGGCTGTGATGCACTATGGGAACATGAAATTCAAGCAAAAGCAAAGGGAAGAGCAAGCTGAGCCAGATGGCACTGAAG TTGCTGACAAAGCTGCCTATCTCCAGAGTCTGAACTCTGCTGACCTGCTCAAAGCCCTCTGCTACCCCAGAGTCAAGGTTGGCAATGAATATGTCACCAAAGGCCAGACTGTGCAGCAG GTATACAACGCAGTGGGTGCTCTGGCCAAAGCTATCTATGAGAAGATGTTCTTGTGGATGGTCACCCGCATCAACCAGCAACTGGACACCAAGCAGCCCAGACAGTATTTCATTGGGGTCTTGGACATTGCTGGCTTTGAGATTTTTGAT TTCAACACCTTGGAGCAGCTGTGCATCAACTTCACCAATGAGAAACTGCAACAGTTCTTCAACCACCACATGTTTgtgctggagcaggaggagtaCAAGAAGGAAGGCATTGAGTGGGAGTTCATTGATTTTGGGATGGACCTGGCTGCCTGTATTGAGCTTATCGAGAAG cCCATGGGCATCTTCTCCATCCTAGAAGAGGAGTGCATGTTCCCCAAGGCAACAGACACCTCCTTCAAGAACAAGCTTTATGAACAGCACCTTGGAAAATGCAACAACTTCCAGAAGCCCAAGCCTGCCAAGGGCAAGGCCGAGGCCCACTTCTCGCTGGTGCACTATGCAGGCACTGTGGACTATAACATTATTGGCTGGCTGGACAAGAACAAGGACCCCCTGAATGAGACTGTGGTCGGGCTGTACCAGAAGTCTGGACTGAAGACTTTGGCTTTCCTCTTTGCTGGGGGACAGGGTGCTGAAGCAG agggTGGCGGTGGTGGAAAGAAAGGTGGCAAGAAGAAGGGTTCTTCTTTCCAGACAGTGTCAGCTCTTTTCAGG GAGAATTTAAATAAGCTGATGAGCAATCTCAGGAGCACTCACCCCCACTTTGTACGGTGCATCATCCCCAATGAAACCAAAACTCCTG GTGCCATGGAGCATGAACTTGTCCTGCACCAGCTGAGGTGTAATGGTGTGCTGGAAGGCATCCGCATCTGTAGGAAAGGATTCCCAAGCAGAATCATTTATGCAGACTTCAAACAGAG ATACAAAGTTCTAAATGCAAGTGCTATCCCAGAGGGTCAGTTCATTGACAGCAAGAAGGCTTCTGAGAAACTTCTAGGGTCTATTGACATCGATCACACCCAGTACAAATTCGGTCATACCAAG GTTTTCTTTAAAGCTGGCCTGCTGGGGACTCTAGAGGAGATGCGAGATGAAAAGCTGGCTGAGCTCATCACACGCACCCAAGCCATCTGTAGAGGGTACCTGATGAGGGTGGAGTTCAGAAAGATGATGGAGAGGAG AGAATCCATCTTCTGCATCCAGTACAATGTCCGTGCTTTCATGAATGTCAAGCACTGGCCATGGATGAAGCTATATTTCAAGATAAAGCCCCTCCTCAAGAGtgcagagacagagaaggagatgGCCAACATGAAGGAAGAATTTGAGAAGACTAAGGAGGAGCTGGCAAAGTCAGAGGCAAAACGGAAAGAACTGGAAGAGAAAATGGTAGCTCTGatgcaagagaaaaatgacttaCAACTCCAAGTTCAATCT gaAGCAGATGGCTTGGCTGATGCAGAGGAAAGATGTGATCAGTTGATTAAAACCAAAATCCAGCTTGAAGCCAAAATCAAAGAGCTAACTGAGAGAGCTGAGGATGAGGAAGAGATCAATGCTGAGCTGACCGCCAAGAAGAGGAAACTGGAAGATGAATGCTCAGAACTGAAGAAAGACATTGATGACCTTGAGCTGACACTAGCCAAGGTTGAAAAGGAGAAGCATGCCACAGAGAACAAG GTGAAAAACCTCACAGAAGAGATGGCAGGCCTGGATGAAAACATTGCTAAGCTGACCAAGGAGAAGAAGGCCCTCCAAGAGGCCCACCAGCAGACCCTGGATGACCTGCAGGCAGAGGAGGACAAAGTCAACACCCTGACCAAAGCTAAAACCAAGCTTGAACAGCAAGTGGATGAT CTTGAAGGATCTCTGGAACAAGAAAAGAAACTTCGCATGGACTTAGAAAGAGCCAAGAGAAAATTGGAGGGTGACCTAAAACTGGCCCAAGAATCCacaatggatatagaaaatgatAAACAGCAACTTGATGAGAAACTCAAAAA AAAAGAGTTTGAAATGAGCAATCTGCAAAGCAAGATTGAAGATGAACAGGCACTTGGTATGCAGCTGCAGAAGAAGATCAAGGAGTTACAG GCCCGCAttgaggagctggaggaggaaattgaggcagagCGGGCTTCCAGGGCCAAAGCAGAGAAGCAGCGCTCTGACCTCTCTCGGGAACTGGAGGAGATCAGTGAGCGGCTGGAAGAAGCTGGAGGAGCCACTTCAGCCCAGATTGAGATGAACAAGAAGCGGGAGGCTGAATTCCAGAAAATGCGCAGGGACCTGGAGGAGGCCACCCTGCAGCATGAAGCCACTGCAGCTGCTCTTCGGAAGAAGCATGCAGACAGTGTGGCTGAACTTGGGGAGCAGATTGACAACCTGCAGCGGGTCAAGCAGAAGCTGGAGAAAGAGAAGAGTGAGCTGAAGATGGAGATTGATGACCTTGCTGGAAACATGGAAACTGTCTCCAAAGCCAAG GGGAACCTTGAGAAAATGTGCCGCACCCTGGAAGACCAGCTTAGTGAGGTGAAAACGAAGGAAGAGGAGCAGCAACGCTTAATAAATGAGTTGTCAGCCCAGAAGGCACGTTTACACACAGAATCAG GTGAGTTTTCACGACAGCTAGATGAGAAAGACGCTTTGGTTTCTCAGCTATCCCGAGGCAAGCAAGCATTTACACAACAGATTGAGGAATTAAAGAGGCAGCTAGAAGAGGAAACGAAG GCCAAGAATGCCCTTGCCCATGCCCTTCAGTCAGCCCGCCATGACTGCGACCTGCTTCGAGAACAAtatgaggaggagcaggaagccaAAGCTGAGCTTCAAAGGGCTATGTCCAAGGCCAACAGTGAGGTTTCCCAGTGGAGGACCAAATATGAGACAGATGCCATCCAGCGCacagaggagctggaggaggccaA GAAGAAGCTGGCTCAGCGTCTCCAGGATGCTGAGGAACATGTGGAGGCTGTGAATTCCAAATGTGCTTCCCTGGAGAAGACAAAGCAGCGACTCCAGAATGAAGTGGAAGACCTCATGATTGATGTAGAAAGATCCAATGCTGCCTGTGCAGCTCTCGATAAGAAGCAAAGGAACTTTGACAAG GTTCTGGCAGAATGGAAACAGAAGTATGAGGAAACTCAGGCTGAACTTGAGGCCTCCCAGAAGGAGTCCCGTTCTCTCAGTACGGAGCTGTTCAAGGTGAAGAACGCCTACGAGGAATCTCTGGATCAACTTGAAACACTAAAGAGGGAAAATAAGAACTTGCAAC AGGAGATTTCTGACCTGACTGAGCAGATTGCAGAGGGTGGAAAACATATCCATGAactggagaaaataaagaaacaaattgatCAAGAGAAGAGTGAATTGCAGGCTGCCCTAGAGGAAGCAGAG gCCTCTCTGGAGCATGAAGAAGGCAAAATTCTTCGCATTCAACTTGAGTTAAATCAGGTGAAATCTGAGATTGACCGAAAAATTGctgaaaaagatgaagaaattgatcAGCTAAAGAGAAACCATCTCAGAGTCGTGGAGTCAATGCAGAGCACGTTGGACGCTGAGATCCGGAGCAGAAATGATGCACTGAGGATCAAGAAGAAGATGGAGGGGGACCTCAACGAGATGGAAATCCAGCTGAACCATGCCAACCGCCAGGCTACTGAGGCAATAAGGAATCTTAGGAACACACAAGGCATACTTAAG gACACTCAGCTACATTTGGATGATGCCATCAGAGGGCAAGATGACCTTAAAGAACAACTGGCAATGGTTGAGCGCAGAGCTAACCTGATGCAGGCTGAGATTGAAGAGCTCAGGGCATCCCTGGAGCAGACTGAGAGGAGCAGGAGAGTGGCAGAGCAAGAACTTCTGGATGCTAGTGAGCGTGTGCAACTTCTGCACACTCAG AACACCAGCCTAATCAACACCAAAAAGAAGCTGGAGACAGACATTTCCCAAATCCAGGGAGAAATGGAGGACATTGTCCAGGAAGCCCGAAATGCAGAAGAGAAGGCCAAGAAGGCCATCACTGAT GCCGCCATGATGGCTGAGGAGCTAAAGAAGGAGCAGGACACCAGCGCCCACCTGGAGCGGATGAAGAAGAACATGGAGCAGACAGTGAAGGACCTGCAACACCGCCTGGATGAGGCTGAACAGCTGGCACTAAAGGGTGGCAAGAAGCAGATCCAGAAATTGGAGGCCAGG GTGAGGGAACttgaaaatgaagttgaaaaCGAACAGAAGCGCAATGTTGAGGCTGTCAAGGGTCTTCGAAAACATGAGAGGAGAGTGAAAGAACTCACCTACCAG ACTGAGGAGGACCGAAAGAATGTTCTCAGGCTGCAGGACTTGGTGGACAAATTACAAACTAAAGTTAAAGCTTACAAGAGACAAGCTGAAGAGGCT GAGGAACAATCCAATGTCAACCTTGCCAAATTCCGCAAGATCCAGCACGAGCTGGAGGAGGCTGAGGAACGGGCTGACATTGCAGAGTCCCAGGTCAACAAACTAAGGGTGAAAAGCCGGGAAGTTCACACAAAAGTCATAAGTGAAGAGTAA